Within the Flavobacterium sp. CG_23.5 genome, the region TTACGAAAAAACTAATGCTAATTCTAATGAGATTGTCGCGCCAACAATCTTGACTCGTTTTGGAATAAATGATCACTTTGAGTTGCGATTAATCACTGAATATGTCATTGACAAAGTCAATTCCGAAAAGACTTCTGGTTTAACTCCCGTTTTCATAGGTTTCAAAACTCGACTTTTCGAAGAAAAAGGAATTATTCCAACGACATCTTTTATCGCGCATATTTCAATCCCAAAGTTTGCTTCAAAAAGTTTTAAAACCCCTTTTTATGCTCCTGAATTTCGATTCACCATGCAACACACCCTGTCCGACAAACAATCATTAAGTTACAATATAGGTGCTGAATGGAATGGCGAAACAGCAGAACCAACCTTTATTTACACCCTGACAAGCGGTTATTCGTTCACGGAAAAAATAGGAGGCTATTTTGAGTTATACGGTTTTGTTCCGCAAATTGAAAAACCAGACCATCGATGCGACGCTGGATTAACTTATCTATTTAACCCAAACCATCAATTGGATATTTCCGGTGGCATTGGTTTTTCTAAAACATCGCCAAAATATTATTTTGCTTTAGGTTATTCTCTTCGATTCAAAATCTGATTTTAATTCTTTATA harbors:
- a CDS encoding transporter, translated to MKIHKLLLIKMLLFFNIAFSQDLPSIQTDRPDQTECPFIVPKNYFQMENGFSYEKTNANSNEIVAPTILTRFGINDHFELRLITEYVIDKVNSEKTSGLTPVFIGFKTRLFEEKGIIPTTSFIAHISIPKFASKSFKTPFYAPEFRFTMQHTLSDKQSLSYNIGAEWNGETAEPTFIYTLTSGYSFTEKIGGYFELYGFVPQIEKPDHRCDAGLTYLFNPNHQLDISGGIGFSKTSPKYYFALGYSLRFKI